The following are from one region of the Andrena cerasifolii isolate SP2316 chromosome 1, iyAndCera1_principal, whole genome shotgun sequence genome:
- the Pan3 gene encoding poly(A) specific ribonuclease subunit PAN3, with the protein MDPSMFVTYTPQTNGVPLESKLATYMNRQSPGVTLSTTTVTKHLSNLSLDSQKKVTASPEFVPGRGLSSNSSSPNLFNNSYHLQENVGGTTYFYLGNAANDSIGSEEGTETIGNVGAGQVGYVYPGTPAHLQPVKPGKPPSSNSSSAPSTPPPQATPSFFVSESLRMDILQKNALTLAQPDVVRFPDLPNEVDNYHELCPLEPIHKPASTMLGYQTSTYKATSIKSGTRYCLRRIHDFRLANTKCMVLVDMWKRLAHTNLVQLREVFTTKAFGDHSMVFVYDYHPGSETLLNKHFSATELNGYSDPFSSDPNAPRPYSHTKNTILRQQHSSMLPESVIWSYIIQLTAALRVTHAAGLAYRCLDPTKVLLTSRTRLRLSCVAIPDVVTFDGNAANPLSLIPHYQQEDLIALGKLVLALACRSLLAVHRDNMQASLELVARSYSTDLRNLILYLLSNQTRRSVTDLMPMIGARFYTQLDAALLRSDVLENELAKELENGRLFKLLVKLATINERPELNMEPSWAETGDRYMLKLFRDYVFHQVAADGRPWLDMAHVVSCLNKLDSGSQDKICLMSRDEQSVLVVSYAELRQCLEASFGELVQSAKDAV; encoded by the exons ATGGACCCATCGATGTTTGTTACGTACACCCCTCAAACAAACGGCGTTCCATTGGAGTCCAAGCTTGCTACCTACATG AATCGTCAAAGTCCAGGGGTAACTCTAAGTACCACCACCGTGACAAAACACTTGTCAAACCTTTCTCTGGACTCGCAGAAAAAGGTAACTGCCAGCCCAGAATTTGTACCTGGAAGGGGTCTTAGTAGCAACAGCAGTTCCCCGAATCTTTTCAATAATTCTTATCATTTGCAAGAGAATGTGGGTGGTACTACTTATTTTTACCTTGGGAATGCCGCAAACGATAGCATTGGGTCCGAGGAGGGGACTGAAACT ATTGGGAACGTGGGGGCAGGTCAGGTGGGCTATGTCTATCCAGGTACACCCGCGCATCTTCAGCCTGTGAAGCCGGGGAAGCCTCCGTCGTCTAATAGCTCGTCCGCTCCTTCGACTCCGCCCCCCCAAGCAACGCCTAGCTTCTTTGTCAGCGAGAGCTTGAGAATGGACATTCTCCAGAAGAATGCACTAACGTTAGCACAACCCGATGTAGTACGATTCCCCGATTTGCCGAACGAGGTAGATAATTATCACGAACTGTGCCCACTAGAACCAATCCATAAACCCGCCTCGACGATGCTCGGATATCAAACGTCAACGTACAAAGCCACCAGCATCAAAAGCGGCACGCGCTACTGTTTACGTCGTATTCACG ATTTCAGACTCGCCAATACGAAGTGTATGGTGCTGGTAGATATGTGGAAGCGATTGGCGCACACCAATTTGGTGCAGTTGAGAGAAGTCTTCACCACTAAGGCGTTTGGTGACCATT CCATGGTATTTGTTTACGATTACCATCCGGGGTCGGAAACATTATTGAACAAGCATTTCTCGGCGACTGAATTGAACGGTTACTCGGACCCGTTCTCCTCGGATCCCAACGCCCCTCGACCGTATAGCCATACTAAGAATACCATTCTCAGACAGCAACATAGTAGTATGTTACCGGAAAGCGTCATATGGAGCTACATAATTCAACTGACAGCCGCACTTCGCGTTACACATGCTGCTG GTTTGGCATACAGATGTTTGGATCCTACGAAAGTGTTACTCACATCGCGAACGAGACTCCGTTTAAGTTGCGTAGCGATACCAGACGTTGTTACTTTCGACGGGAACGCGGCGAATCCGCTCTCGCTTATACCGCATTACCAGCAGGAGGATTTAATCGCTCTGGGGAAGCTGGTGTTGGCTTTAGCGTGTCGCAGCCTCCTCGCCGTCCACCGTGACAACATGCAAGCCTCGCTCGAGCTCGTCGCGCGTTCCTACTCCACGGACCTCCGAAATCTCATTCT GTATCTACTTTCTAATCAAACGCGAAGAAGCGTAACAGATCTCATGCCAATGATCGGAGCACGATTTTATACGCAATTAGACGCAGCCCTGCTTCGATCGGACGTGCTGGAGAACGAACTTGCCAAGGAGCTGGAGAACGGGAGATTGTTCAAGTTGCTCGTGAAATTAGCCACCATTAACGAACGACCCGAGCTCAACATGGAACCCTCGTGGGCAGAGACGGGCGACCGATACATGCTCAAATTGTTTAGGGACTACGTTTTCCACCAGGTAGCGGCTGATGGCAGGCCCTGGTTGGATATGGCACATGTTGTATCTTGTTTAAATAAGTTGGATTCAGGTTCTCAGGATAAG ATATGCTTGATGTCACGGGACGAGCAGAGCGTGTTAGTAGTAAGTTACGCAGAACTGCGACAATGCTTGGAGGCCTCGTTTGGGGAACTGGTACAATCCGCGAAAGACGCTGTCTAG
- the Rpb10 gene encoding DNA-directed RNA polymerases I, II, and III subunit Rpb10, whose amino-acid sequence MIIPVRCFTCGKVIGNKWEAYLGLLQAEYTEGDALDALGLKRYCCRRMLLGHVDLIEKLLNYAPLEK is encoded by the exons ATGATCATACCTGTACGTTGCTTTACATGCGGAAAAGTGATCGGCAATAAATGGGAGGCTTACCTTGGTTTGCTGCAAGCGGAATACACGGAagg AGACGCCCTTGACGCACTGGGATTAAAACGATACTGTTGCCGCAGGATGCTGCTCGGGCACGTGGACTTAATCGAGAAGCTTCTTAATTATGCCCCGCTAGAAAAATAG